A stretch of the Candidatus Poribacteria bacterium genome encodes the following:
- a CDS encoding DEAD/DEAH box helicase family protein → MTTRLQDGETRFFPFNRGIENPVNPNGHKTSYLWEDILQRDNLMELINNFIHEQETTEKIYDDKTKMVRDEKSRVLVFPRYHQLDVIRELKRAVVKEGVGHNYLIQHTTGSGKSNSIAWLAHLLTHLYGSETDTDRIFDSVIVVTDRLVLDKQLQDTIKQVEQVDGVVHAADKNSAQLRGFLESGKDIIISTIQKFGVIAEEIGKLKSKTFAVIVDEAHSSQSGESARNLRISLSRGIDLGVTEDNADEVSDIDAKILEQMEQRRMQAHISYFGFSGTPKNKTLELFGRKDAEGKFVPFHVYSMRQSISEGFTLDVLQNYTTFKRYFELVKSVPEDKQYEKARTLRALTNYVDLQPHSIETKTRIMLEHFTEHTVKTIAGKGRAMLVTSSRLHCVRYKQAFDKQMREMGLRYGCLVAFSGTVHDTDNAVDYTENGMNVLPPSTSIADSFKSPEHRILIVANKFQTGFDEPLLQTMYVDKRLDGLQCVQTLSRLNRVATGKTDTLVLDFVNEPDQIQEAFQQYYQTTMLAEETDPNRLYDLQSQLEGFDCYDVETIEAFCHIFYDANQPDELLQGVLDDVVEKWAVLEMNEREEFRSTLQSYIRLYAYISQLITFTDVALEKLYIFGRSLNKKLPKRDHPDLNDVLSSVDLDSFRVERTYDSLQLSLEKEDSELQGIGSDVGTMRDPEQDFLSNIIQALNDAYQTDFTMEDKVDIATIHQKVLENEELRQVIEGDNTETNKRYKFERVIDDILLDFVNSKLALYTKLSKPEINDYLKQHLYRAYLEQPSSHL, encoded by the coding sequence ATGACAACCCGATTACAGGATGGCGAGACGCGGTTCTTTCCGTTTAACAGAGGCATTGAGAACCCCGTGAACCCAAACGGGCACAAGACCTCCTACCTCTGGGAGGACATCCTGCAACGCGATAACTTAATGGAACTCATCAACAACTTTATCCATGAACAGGAGACCACAGAAAAGATTTACGATGACAAAACTAAGATGGTGAGAGATGAGAAGTCCCGCGTGCTTGTTTTCCCGCGGTACCATCAACTCGACGTAATTCGTGAATTGAAACGGGCTGTTGTGAAAGAGGGAGTTGGACATAACTACCTTATCCAACACACCACAGGGAGCGGGAAGTCGAACTCTATCGCGTGGTTGGCGCATCTACTGACGCACCTGTACGGCTCGGAGACCGATACAGACCGGATCTTCGATTCCGTGATTGTCGTGACGGATCGATTGGTGCTTGACAAGCAGCTGCAGGACACAATCAAACAGGTGGAACAGGTCGACGGCGTGGTGCATGCCGCTGACAAGAACTCGGCGCAGCTGAGAGGTTTCCTTGAATCCGGTAAAGACATCATCATCTCAACGATTCAGAAGTTCGGTGTGATTGCAGAGGAGATTGGCAAACTCAAAAGCAAGACCTTCGCCGTGATTGTTGACGAAGCGCACTCCTCACAGAGCGGTGAATCGGCAAGGAATCTCAGGATTTCACTTTCGCGAGGGATTGATCTGGGTGTAACGGAAGATAATGCCGACGAAGTATCGGATATAGACGCTAAAATCCTTGAACAGATGGAGCAGCGCAGGATGCAGGCGCATATCTCCTATTTCGGTTTCAGTGGCACACCTAAGAACAAAACCTTAGAACTGTTCGGACGCAAGGACGCTGAAGGAAAATTTGTTCCCTTCCACGTCTATTCGATGCGCCAGAGTATCAGCGAAGGGTTCACACTGGACGTGCTGCAGAACTACACCACCTTTAAGCGGTATTTTGAACTGGTCAAAAGCGTTCCGGAGGATAAACAGTACGAAAAGGCGCGGACACTCCGAGCACTGACCAATTACGTTGACCTGCAACCCCATAGCATTGAAACCAAAACCCGGATTATGTTGGAACACTTTACCGAACACACTGTAAAGACGATAGCAGGCAAGGGACGGGCGATGTTGGTTACATCGTCCCGACTGCACTGCGTCAGATACAAGCAGGCATTCGATAAACAGATGCGGGAGATGGGGCTTCGCTACGGCTGTCTCGTGGCGTTCAGCGGCACGGTACACGACACCGACAACGCGGTGGATTACACGGAAAACGGGATGAATGTATTGCCACCAAGCACTTCCATTGCCGACAGTTTCAAGAGTCCTGAGCATCGCATTCTGATTGTCGCGAATAAGTTCCAAACAGGTTTTGATGAGCCGCTTCTACAGACGATGTACGTCGATAAGCGGTTAGACGGACTGCAATGTGTCCAGACCTTGAGTCGCCTGAACCGCGTCGCCACCGGCAAGACGGATACACTGGTACTCGACTTCGTGAACGAACCCGATCAGATACAAGAGGCGTTTCAGCAATACTATCAGACCACAATGCTCGCCGAGGAGACCGACCCGAATCGGTTATACGATCTACAAAGTCAGTTGGAAGGTTTTGACTGCTACGATGTAGAGACGATTGAGGCATTCTGTCATATCTTTTATGATGCTAATCAACCCGACGAGCTGCTACAAGGCGTTCTGGATGATGTCGTTGAGAAATGGGCAGTTCTTGAAATGAATGAACGGGAAGAATTTCGCTCTACCTTACAAAGTTATATTCGCCTCTACGCATACATCTCACAGTTGATTACCTTCACGGATGTGGCATTGGAAAAGTTATATATCTTTGGTCGCAGCCTCAATAAGAAACTCCCGAAACGCGATCACCCCGACCTGAACGACGTTCTATCATCTGTGGATTTGGATTCGTTTCGTGTGGAGAGAACATACGACAGTCTACAACTCTCCCTCGAAAAAGAAGATAGCGAACTCCAAGGAATTGGCAGCGATGTCGGGACCATGAGGGACCCTGAGCAGGATTTCCTCTCCAATATCATTCAGGCATTGAATGATGCCTATCAGACAGATTTCACGATGGAAGATAAAGTTGACATTGCCACGATTCACCAAAAAGTGCTTGAGAACGAGGAGCTTCGGCAGGTGATTGAAGGGGATAATACGGAAACGAACAAAAGGTATAAGTTCGAGCGGGTGATTGATGACATTTTATTAGATTTCGTCAATAGCAAGTTGGCACTTTATACGAAATTATCGAAACCAGAGATTAACGACTATCTTAAACAACACCTCTATCGCGCCTATCTGGAGCAACCGTCTTCTCACCTTTGA
- a CDS encoding GIY-YIG nuclease family protein, translating to MLTQKMIADVPSDPGVYFFRGAAGTILYIGKAKCLRKRVRSYLHKVKKRPSKIKRLIRWTTDVRYQVCRSEQEALFLESRLIQEHQPSYNTAMKYGRQSWYIRIDVGEAFPRLERVSETQPDGARYFGPLSSRRWTDEAIDVLQRIFPVRTCEGEITPMPGFRACFEYDLKRCNAPCAARITSKSYKETITDVVNLLDGEYEKVQESLIAKRDRASEVLRFERAAAFHRQLQRIQKVFTFLDVHRR from the coding sequence ATGCTGACGCAAAAAATGATAGCCGATGTTCCATCGGATCCAGGTGTTTACTTTTTTCGTGGAGCTGCAGGAACGATCCTCTATATCGGTAAGGCAAAATGTCTACGGAAACGGGTACGTTCTTATCTCCATAAGGTCAAAAAACGTCCAAGCAAAATCAAACGACTTATCCGATGGACGACGGATGTGCGTTATCAGGTATGTCGTTCAGAGCAAGAAGCGCTTTTCTTAGAGTCGCGATTAATCCAAGAACATCAGCCGAGTTATAATACGGCTATGAAATATGGGCGGCAATCTTGGTATATTCGGATAGATGTTGGAGAGGCGTTTCCGCGCCTTGAACGCGTGTCTGAAACGCAACCCGATGGCGCAAGGTATTTCGGTCCCTTATCAAGTCGGCGATGGACGGATGAAGCCATTGATGTCCTACAGCGGATTTTTCCCGTCCGCACATGTGAAGGCGAAATTACCCCGATGCCAGGGTTCCGTGCCTGCTTTGAATACGATTTGAAGCGTTGTAACGCACCGTGCGCAGCACGCATTACGAGCAAAAGCTATAAGGAAACCATAACGGATGTTGTCAATCTGCTTGACGGCGAGTATGAAAAAGTGCAAGAAAGTCTGATTGCAAAGCGGGATAGGGCATCGGAAGTACTGCGATTTGAGCGGGCTGCTGCGTTTCACAGGCAGTTGCAACGGATTCAGAAAGTTTTTACCTTCCTTGATGTCCATCGGAGGTGA
- a CDS encoding phytanoyl-CoA dioxygenase family protein: protein MLTQEQRDFYDENGYLGVEAVLTAEEVADLQRVTGEFVEKSREVTEHTDIFDLEPGHTPANPRVRRIKNPGLHHVVYDYALRHPRILDIVEQLIGPGVRYNGHKLNMKYPEFGSPVEWHQDWAFYPHTNDDLLAVGVVIDDMTVENGALMILPGSHKGPTLDHHQDGAFIGAVTDPDFTPEGAVPVEVKAGGITIHHVRALHGSAPNTSDKPRRLMLAQYCAVDAWPLKGIPDWETFNGFIVRGEPTNEPRMVAAPVRMPEPYAELKGSIYEVQSLLDNPLYAKHQ from the coding sequence ATGCTCACGCAAGAACAACGTGATTTTTACGACGAAAACGGCTATCTGGGTGTTGAGGCGGTGCTAACTGCAGAAGAGGTTGCGGACCTTCAGCGAGTGACTGGTGAATTCGTCGAAAAATCGAGAGAGGTCACCGAACATACCGATATTTTCGATTTGGAACCAGGACATACTCCCGCTAATCCACGTGTACGACGTATCAAAAATCCGGGACTCCATCACGTCGTTTACGATTATGCTCTACGGCACCCGAGGATTCTGGATATTGTGGAACAACTTATCGGACCCGGCGTGCGGTATAACGGGCATAAGTTGAATATGAAATACCCGGAGTTCGGAAGTCCGGTTGAATGGCATCAGGATTGGGCATTTTATCCGCATACCAACGACGACCTGCTCGCAGTGGGTGTCGTTATTGATGATATGACCGTGGAGAACGGGGCATTGATGATACTCCCCGGCTCCCACAAGGGACCGACTTTGGACCATCACCAGGATGGTGCCTTTATTGGGGCGGTTACTGACCCCGATTTCACACCAGAGGGTGCTGTTCCCGTCGAGGTGAAGGCAGGTGGCATCACGATCCATCATGTTCGGGCGTTGCACGGCTCCGCTCCAAACACCTCAGACAAACCGCGCCGTTTAATGCTTGCTCAGTACTGTGCTGTAGATGCGTGGCCCCTGAAGGGTATTCCAGATTGGGAGACTTTCAACGGTTTTATTGTTCGTGGCGAACCGACGAATGAACCCCGCATGGTAGCTGCGCCAGTGCGTATGCCGGAACCCTACGCTGAACTAAAAGGCTCAATCTACGAAGTGCAATCTCTGCTTGATAATCCGCTCTATGCGAAGCATCAATAG
- a CDS encoding glycosyltransferase, with protein MIPILYLSHCGSSIGGGEKQLAYLVTNIDRSHYHPLVVCPDDGVFAEHLRAADIPTVILNLPPWRKAKSLIVRYSAAKKLAALAKTHNAKLIHTSDSWFNPYLWCLSKQLKIPVISHVRTLLTPSQVRKYKFDQMDKIIAISQENTIPLVQAGIDPEKIAVILNCVDLSAFQPTSVKVNSEEYVVGIVGRIEPFKRQKSFVEIAAKVAAQADKVRFHIVGAALDTPTHRAYNREVHQLVAKYQLQGTVHFTGHRTDMPKAMQELDLLVTLSAGSVIAEAMAAGKPVIGTPIGSTTEMIVHNVTGYIMPAESTADIANKIIELAKDRKQSVSMGQRARKHAEETFGVETHVQKVQDIYQKLLKG; from the coding sequence ATGATCCCGATACTCTACCTCAGCCATTGCGGTTCAAGCATCGGTGGAGGTGAAAAGCAACTTGCATATCTCGTCACAAACATTGATCGGTCACACTATCATCCGCTGGTCGTTTGCCCTGACGATGGCGTTTTTGCAGAACACTTGAGGGCTGCTGATATTCCAACAGTGATTCTCAATCTCCCGCCGTGGCGAAAAGCGAAATCGTTGATAGTGCGGTATAGTGCGGCGAAAAAATTAGCCGCACTCGCCAAGACTCACAACGCGAAACTCATCCACACCTCCGATTCGTGGTTCAATCCGTACCTATGGTGTCTTAGCAAGCAGTTGAAAATCCCCGTCATTTCACATGTTCGGACGCTGCTCACCCCCTCCCAAGTGCGAAAATACAAGTTTGATCAGATGGACAAAATCATCGCTATTTCACAGGAAAACACAATCCCGCTGGTTCAAGCAGGGATCGATCCTGAAAAGATTGCGGTGATACTGAATTGCGTTGATTTATCGGCTTTTCAACCTACTTCTGTAAAAGTAAATTCGGAGGAATATGTCGTCGGCATCGTAGGCAGGATTGAACCCTTCAAACGCCAGAAATCGTTCGTTGAAATAGCAGCGAAGGTCGCTGCGCAAGCCGACAAAGTTCGATTCCACATCGTCGGCGCAGCACTCGACACACCAACACACCGCGCCTATAATCGCGAAGTCCACCAACTGGTAGCCAAATATCAGTTGCAGGGGACTGTCCACTTCACGGGGCACCGCACCGATATGCCCAAGGCGATGCAAGAATTGGATCTACTTGTAACGCTTTCAGCAGGGAGCGTTATTGCAGAGGCGATGGCGGCTGGCAAACCCGTCATCGGCACCCCGATTGGCAGTACAACTGAAATGATTGTTCACAATGTAACGGGATACATCATGCCAGCAGAATCTACAGCGGATATTGCAAACAAGATTATCGAACTCGCTAAAGACCGGAAGCAAAGCGTATCTATGGGACAGCGGGCAAGAAAACATGCCGAAGAGACTTTCGGGGTTGAAACACACGTCCAAAAGGTACAGGACATTTATCAGAAACTGTTAAAGGGTTGA
- a CDS encoding ribose-phosphate pyrophosphokinase: protein MSTPIDQQVRRDFRLFAGSANPALAKEIAAILGVELGKITIGPFPNDETRIQIEESIRGTDIYIVQPTSQPANENLMELLITIDAMKRASARQITAIIPYFGYSRQDHKTTGREPISAKLVANLLTTAGASRVMAIDLHVPQIQGFFDIPMDHLTALTTLTNYFREKQVENGVIVAPDAGRAKLAEKYADILGLPLAIMHKRRTGVDGQSIKFVELVGDVRGKTPIITDDEIQTGGTIRQQAIALAEAGAEPAYVSIAHPILVGPALERLSHPAIREVVTTNTIPVPAEKQLDGKVKVLSIAPLLSEAILRVHQHRSVSQVFLDQHLNFPV, encoded by the coding sequence ATGTCCACCCCGATCGATCAGCAAGTTAGAAGGGATTTCAGGCTATTCGCCGGGAGCGCGAATCCGGCGTTGGCGAAAGAAATCGCTGCGATCTTAGGCGTTGAACTCGGTAAAATTACAATCGGTCCATTTCCTAACGATGAAACTCGGATTCAGATTGAAGAAAGTATCCGCGGTACTGATATCTACATCGTCCAGCCAACAAGTCAACCTGCCAACGAAAACCTGATGGAACTGCTAATCACGATTGACGCGATGAAACGTGCATCAGCGCGGCAGATCACCGCTATTATTCCGTATTTTGGGTATTCCCGTCAAGATCATAAGACAACAGGTCGCGAACCGATTAGCGCGAAGCTTGTAGCCAATCTCCTGACTACGGCTGGTGCAAGTCGCGTCATGGCTATCGATCTACACGTGCCACAGATACAGGGTTTCTTCGATATCCCTATGGATCACTTGACCGCCCTAACGACTTTGACAAATTACTTCCGCGAGAAGCAGGTCGAAAATGGCGTAATCGTTGCGCCCGATGCAGGCCGCGCCAAGTTAGCAGAGAAATACGCTGATATTTTGGGACTTCCGTTGGCCATTATGCATAAGCGGCGAACCGGTGTTGATGGACAGAGTATTAAATTCGTCGAACTTGTTGGAGACGTCAGGGGTAAGACCCCTATTATCACTGACGATGAAATACAGACAGGCGGTACAATCCGACAACAAGCCATAGCGTTAGCGGAGGCTGGAGCAGAACCTGCTTACGTGAGTATCGCACACCCTATATTAGTGGGTCCAGCGTTGGAACGGCTCAGCCATCCAGCAATTCGCGAGGTGGTCACCACGAATACGATTCCTGTCCCTGCTGAAAAGCAGCTGGATGGGAAAGTAAAAGTACTTTCTATTGCACCGCTACTCTCTGAAGCCATCCTGAGAGTCCATCAGCACCGATCGGTCAGCCAAGTTTTCTTGGATCAGCACCTCAATTTCCCAGTGTAA